One Archangium lipolyticum DNA window includes the following coding sequences:
- a CDS encoding DUF4365 domain-containing protein, whose product MARTRQHVIETESRRIVASLLPAERFVERDQTERDYGIDLSVECFDAGEPSGAYLFFQLKGTDDPSPPADAKSIAFDMKVNSLKRVERFATPVLLVWCPVQAVPQRFWFLWLQSYIRVVLNYENPGWRNQETVRLHIPVENVIPDANGHNLRRLRHIAGHPTRVEQFGQLARLTHEAPFIWEDPAKLGPFFEECLRLDAIFGDTEWRWAKDQRGVVEKGLRACQIALRGIDPTDDELREIGWVLSDKKIVVPGGPPKAEDLTWQDRWKFLAYAAQHCAQLLLNMVAVYFDDRLRHTLWKTEGDHDF is encoded by the coding sequence ATGGCAAGAACTCGCCAACACGTTATTGAAACAGAATCGCGCCGCATTGTGGCATCGCTTCTGCCAGCGGAGCGGTTCGTAGAGCGCGATCAGACCGAGCGGGACTACGGAATTGATCTCTCAGTGGAGTGTTTTGACGCTGGCGAGCCATCGGGCGCGTACCTGTTCTTTCAGCTTAAGGGCACGGATGACCCGAGCCCTCCCGCAGATGCGAAGTCCATTGCATTCGATATGAAGGTGAATTCCCTGAAACGGGTGGAACGTTTCGCAACGCCGGTCCTTCTGGTCTGGTGCCCGGTTCAGGCCGTTCCACAGCGCTTCTGGTTCCTGTGGCTGCAATCCTACATTCGAGTCGTGCTCAATTACGAGAACCCCGGGTGGCGCAACCAGGAGACCGTACGTCTGCACATCCCGGTCGAGAACGTTATTCCCGATGCCAATGGCCACAATCTGCGGCGCCTCCGGCACATTGCTGGCCATCCAACTAGGGTGGAACAGTTCGGTCAACTTGCGCGCCTTACCCATGAGGCTCCTTTTATTTGGGAGGACCCGGCGAAACTCGGGCCTTTTTTCGAGGAATGCCTGCGGCTCGATGCGATCTTTGGCGATACTGAGTGGCGTTGGGCCAAAGATCAGCGGGGAGTTGTAGAGAAGGGGTTGCGAGCATGCCAGATCGCTCTTCGGGGAATTGACCCGACGGACGACGAGTTACGTGAGATCGGCTGGGTCTTGTCTGATAAAAAGATAGTTGTTCCGGGAGGTCCACCGAAGGCCGAAGATCTGACTTGGCAAGATCGCTGGAAATTTCTTGCATACGCCGCTCAACATTGTGCGCAACTGTTGCTGAATATGGTTGCGGTCTACTTCGACGACCGACTCCGCCATACTTTATGGAAGACAGAGGGGGATCATGACTTCTGA
- a CDS encoding spore photoproduct lyase family protein yields the protein MLIVGELQDGLVFDPAYKKVNGTPLTHLLVPRFAAQTRHRLIFLTKATTIEHALELSPTPQVVFSWSVNAEYIGTTFEHGAPPPSERFEAARRMKEAGWPIRFRLDPMVPYPGWQEGYAEAIERINALEPDMVTLGALRATLPKSLRSAAKKNGRDASIFDYLGEERDASGFKYRVPFETQVEMFRFALERLAPRVVPALCKEDVGLWRRLGLKFQGCHCLLGGQDALVEGAAKQVVRRLSPGMPSPGTAPGSSEEPLADAPAVPGSASQEGEGVRCPPAEGAACAHAQLPPGPSEDGSAAVASDAMGSSVPKEIPSVSIENSGAYESGQHLTQGSEFAVDAAAEPNPHERPPPDGGGQLEGSVGHRDLREPRRGGGARGGLRSWTAAEVTRTTPADVPWIARPWVAEGSLTLVDGKPKVAGKSTWLAHMIKHVLAGTEFLDEPTTHTPVMLLTEERPISFRRMLERVGLDHSTDLHLYFYQDVRRLPWDALVKHTVDKCRAVGARLLIIDTLAQFSGISESSSRNALEAVRPLQAAAEQGLGVVAVRHERKSGGGVGDSGRGSSALTGAVDIIVALQRPPNHTGQVRIIHALSRYEETPSTLTIELRDEGYVVREGFDVGVQEVERALLLAVPDTETDAKTADELMAETDLKKTTVREALARLVKEGKLSQSGTGRKNEPYRYCQPSGHPVQ from the coding sequence ATGCTCATCGTGGGTGAGCTCCAGGACGGGCTCGTCTTCGACCCGGCCTACAAGAAGGTGAATGGCACGCCGCTGACGCACCTGCTTGTTCCACGCTTCGCTGCGCAGACGCGCCACCGGCTCATCTTCCTCACCAAGGCCACCACGATTGAGCACGCCCTCGAGCTGTCGCCCACACCCCAGGTGGTGTTCTCCTGGTCGGTGAACGCCGAGTACATCGGGACTACCTTTGAGCATGGGGCCCCGCCGCCGTCGGAGCGCTTCGAGGCCGCACGCCGGATGAAGGAGGCGGGCTGGCCTATCCGCTTCCGGTTGGACCCGATGGTGCCGTACCCGGGCTGGCAGGAGGGGTACGCGGAGGCCATCGAGCGCATCAACGCGCTGGAGCCGGATATGGTGACGCTGGGGGCGCTGCGGGCCACATTGCCCAAGTCCCTGCGCAGCGCCGCCAAGAAGAACGGCCGGGACGCCAGCATCTTCGACTACCTCGGTGAGGAGCGCGACGCCTCGGGCTTCAAGTACCGCGTGCCCTTCGAGACGCAGGTGGAGATGTTCCGCTTCGCGCTCGAGCGCCTCGCGCCCCGGGTGGTGCCGGCCCTCTGCAAGGAGGACGTGGGGCTGTGGCGTCGGCTGGGCCTCAAGTTCCAGGGCTGTCACTGCCTGCTGGGCGGTCAGGATGCGCTGGTGGAGGGGGCAGCCAAGCAGGTGGTGCGCCGGTTGTCACCGGGCATGCCCAGCCCCGGTACAGCCCCTGGGTCGAGCGAGGAGCCGCTCGCGGATGCTCCCGCCGTGCCCGGTAGCGCCAGCCAGGAAGGGGAGGGGGTGCGCTGCCCTCCCGCTGAGGGGGCGGCCTGTGCGCATGCGCAGCTGCCGCCGGGGCCGTCCGAGGATGGTTCCGCCGCGGTTGCTTCCGACGCCATGGGCTCGTCCGTGCCGAAGGAAATACCCTCAGTTTCCATTGAAAATTCGGGGGCTTACGAGAGTGGGCAGCACCTCACTCAGGGGTCGGAGTTCGCGGTTGATGCGGCGGCGGAACCAAATCCGCACGAGAGGCCCCCTCCCGATGGCGGCGGTCAGCTGGAGGGCTCGGTTGGGCACCGGGACCTCCGGGAGCCCAGGAGGGGTGGGGGCGCACGGGGAGGGCTCAGGTCCTGGACGGCTGCGGAGGTGACCCGTACGACGCCCGCCGACGTGCCGTGGATCGCGCGTCCGTGGGTGGCCGAGGGATCGCTCACTCTCGTTGACGGCAAGCCGAAGGTGGCCGGCAAGTCCACCTGGCTAGCGCATATGATCAAGCACGTGCTCGCGGGCACGGAGTTCCTCGACGAGCCCACCACGCACACGCCCGTAATGCTCCTCACCGAAGAGCGCCCCATTTCCTTCCGGCGCATGCTGGAGCGCGTAGGGCTCGATCATTCCACCGACCTGCATCTCTACTTCTACCAGGACGTGCGACGCCTCCCCTGGGATGCGTTGGTAAAGCACACGGTCGACAAGTGCCGGGCGGTGGGAGCGCGGCTGCTCATCATCGACACGCTGGCCCAGTTCAGCGGCATCTCGGAGAGCTCGAGCCGCAACGCCCTGGAAGCCGTCCGGCCTCTTCAGGCCGCCGCGGAGCAGGGGTTAGGCGTCGTAGCCGTCCGCCACGAGCGCAAGAGCGGCGGGGGCGTGGGGGACTCCGGCCGCGGTAGCTCGGCACTCACCGGGGCGGTGGACATCATCGTGGCCCTCCAGCGGCCACCCAATCACACGGGGCAGGTTCGCATCATCCACGCCCTTTCCCGTTATGAGGAGACGCCGTCCACCTTGACCATCGAGCTCCGGGACGAGGGCTACGTCGTGCGCGAGGGATTCGACGTGGGAGTCCAGGAGGTCGAGCGCGCCCTCCTCCTCGCGGTGCCCGACACCGAAACGGACGCGAAGACGGCCGACGAGTTGATGGCGGAGACGGACCTGAAGAAGACGACCGTGCGCGAGGCGCTGGCCCGGCTGGTGAAGGAGGGCAAGCTGTCGCAGTCGGGCACGGGTCGTAAGAACGAGCCGTACCGGTACTGCCAGCCGAGCGGCCACCCCGTACAGTAG
- the tnpC gene encoding IS66 family transposase, producing the protein MVQVDARDVQIAQLEKRLEAALARLAQLEAENESLREENRQLREKNRQLEERLGLNSSNSSKPPSSDAPGTPRQAKKPTGRRAGGQPGHKKHERALLPPEQVQHVVELVPQQCRGCKRRLQGRDSAPRRHQVVEVPPLSALVTEYRCHAVQCPECGVVTRGEVPAHARSAFGDRLAALASLLVGKYRLSKRLVKDALSDMVGVELSLGSVSNLEAEMSDALAPAATEALASVRAAEAVNADETSFAQGREGGRAARAWLWVVATALVVVFHIAPIRGGKVARHLLGEDFAGFLTSDRWSGYEWVDAGLRQLCWAHLTRDFQGFIDRGGRGGEIGQKLMHERNRFFDWYHRVRDGTLAREEFEKRMREVESKVGQLLREAAQRAEKKTAGMAREMLRLEKCLWTFVDVPGLEPTNNFGERCIRHAVMYRKTSFGTQSVEGSRFVERIFTATVTLKLQGRDVLAFLTDSLAAHRRGQHGPSLLPSAPGPQIALTT; encoded by the coding sequence ATGGTGCAGGTGGATGCCCGAGACGTGCAGATAGCGCAGTTGGAGAAGCGGCTGGAAGCAGCGCTGGCGCGTCTCGCGCAGTTGGAGGCGGAGAACGAGAGCTTGCGCGAGGAGAATCGACAGCTGCGCGAGAAGAATCGACAGCTCGAGGAGCGGTTGGGGCTCAACTCGAGCAACTCTTCCAAGCCGCCCTCCTCGGACGCACCCGGCACGCCGCGCCAGGCCAAGAAGCCCACGGGACGACGTGCCGGTGGACAGCCCGGCCACAAGAAGCATGAGCGCGCGCTGCTGCCGCCCGAGCAAGTGCAGCACGTGGTGGAGTTGGTGCCCCAGCAGTGCCGGGGTTGCAAGCGACGGTTGCAGGGGCGCGACAGCGCGCCGCGGCGGCACCAGGTGGTGGAGGTGCCGCCCCTGTCAGCCCTTGTCACCGAGTACCGCTGCCATGCAGTGCAGTGTCCGGAGTGCGGGGTGGTGACGCGCGGGGAGGTGCCCGCGCACGCGCGCAGCGCGTTTGGTGACAGGCTCGCGGCGCTCGCCTCGCTGCTGGTGGGCAAGTACCGCCTGTCCAAGCGGCTGGTGAAGGACGCCTTGTCCGACATGGTGGGGGTGGAGTTGTCGCTGGGCAGTGTCAGTAACCTGGAGGCAGAGATGTCGGACGCGCTCGCGCCAGCGGCGACCGAAGCCCTCGCCTCCGTGCGAGCCGCGGAGGCGGTCAACGCCGACGAGACAAGTTTCGCACAGGGACGAGAGGGGGGCCGGGCCGCGCGTGCCTGGCTGTGGGTGGTGGCCACGGCGCTGGTGGTGGTGTTCCACATCGCCCCCATCCGCGGCGGCAAGGTGGCCCGCCATCTGCTCGGCGAGGATTTCGCGGGCTTTCTCACCAGCGACAGGTGGAGCGGCTACGAGTGGGTGGATGCAGGGCTGCGGCAGCTGTGCTGGGCACACCTCACACGTGACTTCCAGGGCTTTATCGACAGGGGCGGCCGTGGCGGAGAGATAGGCCAGAAACTCATGCACGAGCGCAACCGATTCTTCGATTGGTACCATCGCGTGCGCGACGGCACCCTGGCACGCGAGGAATTCGAAAAGCGCATGCGCGAGGTGGAAAGCAAAGTCGGCCAATTGCTGCGCGAGGCGGCACAGCGGGCGGAGAAGAAGACGGCCGGCATGGCCCGGGAAATGCTGCGCTTGGAGAAGTGTCTGTGGACGTTTGTCGATGTGCCGGGCCTGGAGCCCACCAACAACTTCGGTGAGCGCTGCATCCGGCACGCCGTCATGTACAGGAAGACGTCCTTCGGAACGCAGAGCGTGGAGGGCAGCCGCTTTGTGGAGCGAATCTTCACCGCCACTGTCACCCTCAAGTTGCAGGGCCGCGACGTGCTCGCCTTCCTGACCGACTCCCTCGCCGCTCACCGCCGGGGCCAACACGGGCCTTCTCTCCTACCCTCCGCGCCCGGGCCTCAGATCGCTCTCACCACCTGA
- a CDS encoding helix-turn-helix domain-containing protein: MPRRIGEVLSQQKAEEIALLLELREEVRHLRAAVAELKRQLAVPDPIALSVEEAATRLGCGRTQVFKYLKEGQLRRASKLGRRVMVTVESIEALSIHQPTQEQKRPMRNRSQRKATGLRTAILALPLTGGA; the protein is encoded by the coding sequence GTGCCCCGGCGCATCGGTGAAGTCTTGTCTCAGCAGAAAGCCGAGGAGATTGCCCTTCTCCTCGAACTCCGTGAGGAGGTCCGCCACCTCCGCGCCGCAGTCGCAGAACTCAAACGCCAGCTCGCAGTCCCCGATCCCATCGCGCTCTCCGTGGAGGAGGCGGCCACTCGATTGGGTTGCGGTCGCACCCAGGTCTTCAAGTACCTCAAGGAAGGACAGCTACGACGAGCCAGTAAGCTCGGCCGCCGGGTGATGGTCACCGTGGAGAGCATCGAAGCTCTCAGCATTCATCAGCCGACACAGGAGCAGAAGCGCCCGATGAGAAACCGGAGTCAGCGCAAAGCCACCGGCCTCCGTACCGCCATCCTCGCCCTACCCCTGACCGGCGGAGCCTGA
- a CDS encoding tyrosine-type recombinase/integrase, producing MPKWTGSWAGGRTYQNKEGETVYQLERSVSGVRYSIKLEVGSERAALAELALFDRDPVGYRAQVQSAGAPQGSAVFLDAETVQGFLLHLASKERSGGYRRDARTYLSQWAEVLARRDLRTVTLLELRRALSQWSTARKMRIITLKSFFSWLREEDRIKASEDPTLALKVPPAVAEKGVRTKGYTMAQVEKLYAAVNSQVVRDVLCLRAKTGMHNSEIERLASGKGELRVINDPSGIAGTARFLHKNGRVHIISLDAQGLAAAQRLQARGAAPGRNTVRESIGYASVRAGQSPLNPGELRHSFATWAKNEGTVVKATRGGVPLDVVASVLGHQSSRTTSKFYDGTEVPPLIAIPLKLYHPQDPVAMQPRSGSAGQG from the coding sequence ATGCCGAAGTGGACGGGAAGCTGGGCCGGTGGCCGGACGTACCAGAACAAGGAGGGGGAGACGGTCTACCAGCTGGAGCGCTCGGTGTCGGGCGTGAGGTACAGCATCAAGCTCGAGGTCGGGAGTGAACGTGCCGCTCTGGCGGAACTGGCCCTCTTTGATCGGGACCCCGTTGGTTATCGAGCCCAGGTCCAGTCCGCAGGTGCTCCACAGGGGAGTGCCGTGTTCCTGGACGCCGAGACCGTTCAGGGCTTCCTGCTGCACCTGGCGAGCAAGGAGCGGAGTGGGGGCTACCGGCGTGATGCGCGAACCTACCTGTCTCAGTGGGCTGAGGTACTGGCTCGCAGGGACTTGAGGACAGTCACCCTGCTGGAGCTGCGCCGCGCGCTCAGTCAATGGTCCACGGCCAGGAAGATGCGGATCATCACGCTCAAGAGCTTCTTCTCGTGGCTCCGGGAGGAGGATCGCATCAAGGCCAGCGAGGACCCCACGCTGGCGCTGAAGGTCCCTCCTGCGGTCGCGGAGAAGGGCGTGCGGACCAAGGGCTACACCATGGCGCAGGTGGAAAAGCTGTATGCGGCCGTGAACTCCCAGGTGGTCAGGGACGTACTGTGCCTGAGAGCCAAGACCGGCATGCACAACTCGGAGATTGAGCGCTTGGCGTCCGGGAAGGGGGAACTGCGTGTCATCAACGACCCTTCGGGTATCGCGGGTACCGCGCGCTTCCTGCACAAGAACGGCCGCGTCCACATCATCAGCCTGGATGCCCAGGGGTTGGCCGCGGCACAGCGGCTCCAGGCGAGGGGGGCGGCACCGGGCAGGAATACCGTCCGGGAGTCCATCGGGTACGCGTCGGTGCGCGCAGGCCAGTCGCCGCTCAACCCCGGCGAACTCCGACACAGCTTCGCGACGTGGGCAAAAAACGAGGGCACGGTAGTGAAGGCGACTCGGGGTGGCGTGCCGTTGGACGTTGTCGCTTCCGTACTTGGCCATCAGTCTTCCCGGACGACCTCGAAGTTCTACGACGGAACCGAGGTCCCGCCGCTGATTGCCATCCCCCTCAAGCTGTACCACCCGCAGGACCCGGTAGCGATGCAGCCGAGGTCAGGCTCCGCCGGTCAGGGGTAG
- a CDS encoding DUF1837 domain-containing protein, which yields MQEREIQIARDHRGLGDEHAMLKDALLRYLDPYEQQQVQRRDVFACFVGFDFTKYKELQKLPPEQVEAKFKKLFDARVQEVMDLLKDRLGGAGMDVINFEFFLIPFPSVANFRTAFFDATGLPCDAD from the coding sequence ATGCAGGAGCGAGAGATCCAGATCGCCCGTGACCACAGGGGATTGGGCGATGAGCACGCAATGCTCAAGGATGCATTGCTTCGCTACCTGGATCCATACGAACAGCAGCAAGTTCAGAGACGGGACGTCTTTGCCTGCTTCGTGGGATTTGATTTCACGAAGTACAAGGAGTTGCAAAAACTCCCGCCTGAACAGGTCGAGGCGAAATTCAAGAAACTGTTCGACGCCCGCGTGCAGGAGGTGATGGATCTTCTGAAGGATCGCCTAGGCGGTGCGGGGATGGACGTGATCAACTTCGAGTTTTTCCTGATCCCGTTTCCATCAGTGGCCAATTTCCGCACCGCGTTCTTCGACGCCACAGGACTGCCCTGCGATGCTGATTGA
- a CDS encoding IS4 family transposase: MRKPRLNEQQVHDFLESLFEEDLHAKRILSLSYAVLGVIHAAGLGVHIIGKALAWARGTRSKHGVKQVDRLLSNQGIDVWELFALWVPYVLGQRSEAVVALDWTDFDADGHATLVASLVASHGRTTPLVWHTVEKSALEGMRNDTEDFVLNRLREVVPEGVRLTVLADWGFGDQKFYALLEQLRFDYVVRFRQCIQVTDEKGEKKSAGEWVPESGRALRLEGARVTQDEAPVAAVVCVRKKGMKEAWCLATSLKEATAAFVVGLYSKRFRTEETFRDMKDLCFGMGLSWVKVRSTERRDRLLLVSALACALLTLLGAAGESLGMERYLKANTVKTRTYSLFRQGCEYYQAIPMMPEDTLLPLMARFVELLAEQSVFREVFGPI, translated from the coding sequence AAGCGCATTCTCTCTTTGTCCTATGCGGTCCTGGGCGTCATCCACGCGGCCGGCTTGGGGGTGCACATCATTGGAAAAGCCCTGGCCTGGGCCCGGGGCACACGCAGCAAGCATGGCGTGAAACAGGTGGACCGGCTCTTGTCCAATCAGGGCATTGACGTCTGGGAGCTCTTCGCCCTGTGGGTGCCGTATGTGCTGGGGCAGCGCAGCGAGGCCGTCGTCGCCCTGGACTGGACGGACTTCGACGCCGATGGGCACGCGACGTTGGTGGCCTCGCTGGTGGCGAGCCATGGACGCACGACGCCGCTGGTGTGGCACACCGTGGAGAAATCCGCGCTGGAGGGGATGCGCAACGACACGGAAGACTTCGTGCTCAACCGACTGCGGGAGGTGGTGCCCGAGGGGGTGCGGCTCACGGTGCTGGCTGACTGGGGTTTTGGAGACCAGAAGTTCTACGCCTTGCTCGAGCAGTTGAGATTTGACTATGTGGTGCGCTTCCGCCAGTGCATTCAAGTCACGGATGAGAAAGGAGAGAAGAAGAGCGCGGGCGAGTGGGTGCCGGAGTCGGGCCGTGCGCTGCGATTGGAGGGGGCGCGAGTCACGCAGGACGAGGCCCCCGTGGCCGCGGTGGTGTGCGTGAGGAAGAAGGGAATGAAGGAAGCCTGGTGTCTGGCGACGAGTCTCAAGGAGGCTACGGCGGCCTTCGTGGTGGGGCTGTATTCCAAGCGCTTCCGGACGGAGGAGACGTTCCGGGACATGAAGGACTTGTGCTTCGGAATGGGCCTGTCCTGGGTGAAGGTGCGCTCGACGGAGAGACGGGACCGGTTGCTCCTGGTGAGCGCGCTGGCCTGTGCGCTACTGACCCTGTTGGGCGCGGCGGGAGAGAGCCTGGGAATGGAGCGCTACCTCAAGGCCAATACGGTGAAGACGCGGACCTACTCTCTCTTCAGGCAAGGCTGCGAATACTACCAGGCCATTCCCATGATGCCCGAAGACACGCTTCTGCCCTTGATGGCTCGATTCGTTGAATTGCTGGCCGAACAATCCGTTTTCCGGGAAGTTTTCGGTCCAATATGA